A section of the Phaseolus vulgaris cultivar G19833 chromosome 8, P. vulgaris v2.0, whole genome shotgun sequence genome encodes:
- the LOC137826160 gene encoding HMG-Y-related protein A-like, whose amino-acid sequence MATEEVNKPQSLPPYPELILKALEALNEPGGSSKSAISKYIESTYGELPDSTVLGNQLNKMKDSGELVFSKNNFMKPDPSAPPKRGRGRPPKPKAPVSPSTVVSPPRPRGRPPKDPNAPPKSPKPKATPGSGRPRGRPKKIPRSPGAATVSTAAVSSGRPRGRPPKVKPQLTEVSVET is encoded by the exons ATGGCCACTGAAGAGGTTAATAAACCTCAATCACTTCCTCCGTACCCCGAG CTGATACTGAAAGCACTAGAAGCTCTGAATGAACCAGGTGGATCCAGCAAATCAGCAATATCAAAGTACATAGAATCGACCTATGGTGAGTTGCCGGACTCAACTGTTTTGGGGAATCAACTGAACAAGATGAAAGACAGTGGAGAGCTTGTGTTCAGTAAGAACAACTTCATGAAGCCCGACCCAAGTGCTCCACCAAAGAGGGGCCGTGGAAGACCACCAAAGCCAAAGGCCCCTGTCTCACCAAGCACCGTGGTCTCCCCTCCAAGGCCAAGGGGTCGTCCCCCAAAGGACCCTAACGCCCCTCCAAAGTCCCCAAAGCCTAAAGCCACCCCTGGAAGTGGCAGGCCAAGAGGCAGGCCAAAGAAGATTCCTCGATCTCCGGGAGCGGCCACGGTGTCGACGGCCGCCGTATCCAGCGGAAGGCCCAGGGGTAGGCCTCCTAAGGTGAAGCCTCAGTTGACAGAAGTGAGTGTTGAGACATAG